A genomic stretch from Apis cerana isolate GH-2021 linkage group LG7, AcerK_1.0, whole genome shotgun sequence includes:
- the LOC107999302 gene encoding protein furry isoform X3 encodes MLPENKAYLNNMTEGGETQPTPGNEAQPEASEARVTHGEGLHETAAESSSQNIPESNQDLLTVHGTTQGESSDAVSIHTASTSVSGNESSSSRVSAITVVLPWGAQKETVKLQQIGDMDLRPGEFVMRTLFAEFTTQAEKKMEAVMTEHEKPLSKVLQRGEDPQFDQLLSAFGSVAEHCLPSILRALFNWYERQLVDQGSDQKKPGKEDQKGKSIMYTIVSGSVETVEKSEADLLQERRDLAVEFIFCLMLIEVLRQLPFHPGHEDLVTYIENIAFKHFKYREGIQNEPNAANIHIIADLYAEVIGVLAQSRFMSVRKRFMVELKELRVKEPGPHITQNIISLLMGMKFFRVKMVPIEEFEASFQFMQECAQYFLEVKDKDVKHALAGLFVEILVPVAAAVKNEVNVPCLKNFVEMLYSTTLDMCTKSKHRLALFPLVTCLLCVSQKTFFLQNWHYFLAMCLSHLKNRDPKMCRVALEALYRLLWVYMIRIKCESNSATQSRLQSIVNSLFPKGSKAVVPRDTPLNIFVKIIQFIAQERLDFAMREIVFDLLSVGRPVKIILTPERMSIGLRAFLVVADSLQQKEGEPPMPRTMGVLPSGNTMRVKKTFLNKMLTEDTARSIGMSSYFPHVRRVFVDILRALDVHYGRPLMMTSTQNMNKEPDEMITGERKPRIDLFRTCVAAVPRLIPDGMTGAELVDLLSRLTVHMDEELRGLAYQSLQTLVLDFPDWRQDVVLGFTQFLARDVQDTFPQLVDNGLRMLLQLLTSWKNALTSPSTRSKEQSVDNARTNIRADSSIKKSESGQKIEPVSSVFHLVEGFALVMLCNCRLYPRRIAVHILREVKHLLKTLGGLEDDQPVIDVIDACCPTVLEKCYHMLPPAEKAAAASTSNVDLQWIAERSSCIWTAGLHDDTSTKSSSSLNLNGADPWGSCLFAFLEKDRVLTLCSTAVAHSWPIVFTRINSLFSVIDPTPVNDNRASLLRSSTTVRKPVNERDMYMHVWKNYLTFGYRVVPPVPSPVVRCASPDLSLSGQHTVEFGVLCMSKELSQSLENLGGAQTLPGRFSVPSISGIYTRHKRTSSSPDSLSAERGDNKSPGTNASPAALYKLTVPLLRCEVVDVRDAAVQAIGKVNADALKDLMEELVPYIREAVDRKQENMRRRRRRDALRLQLVRVLELIAEYGTFGICPAVLDRETQSLHPTFVEYIDGARLYLENETDKEAPAVRDIKLHFCNFIRKMIKSFSLETCHTLLKRDLRRNLFMLFASWSGPYGKPLASTSSLHEEEKSCTELQLSALQAMSGLLCCGPCFNPQSLSEEGAILYQWLDLLLASKDEKIYALARETVVLLLECNPDIGPLLDWVVDRCYTGAPQVADGCFLALATIFSAREYPCDHYTSIINVTLMSTGCPRAPVHDAALQLLQLLDQRFFGNVGPLPATEPETSQDDPVGGSSTTATFAPGQQSNPIGGMSSTGTIRGGTLDVLLSTTYCRNQMYLSRQLAQLHPELTMPMFSEITHRFQTARREVRQLLLQYLLPWLHNMELVDPNVPPPSNPLSYYQYYATDISRSGARREGWGTAEATEMVLNNLFYITAKFSDEHPKEMEELWATLCGCWPNNLKVIIRYLIIVSGMAPQELLPYAKRVVLYLARARPDRLVDEMMIELQTVETLNCLIERTETPPFYRLTSMRKASSHSDAPVADPGNPPRDLGVEKGTIHTKRHSGEDPVKTGSKSDTALRALAGFQTPRAEKTRTASGPPILPDDLSTPTTEAELTTDESCYGTRNGPAGVNGKISCGGEKFDIPQPHPLPMPEYGGYFAPLTEYLPDSSQPISGFHRCNIAVMLLTDVIVDGIQLDWAIHVPLMLHIVFLGLDHSRPLVRDHCRCLLLNLLVVLGDHRDHLGVARVLLASKTEQLGLGLSTPALPILEHNFTEIDPEFDSYLYGPPPAPPPTTSPPSSSPPPPCSSPPPPPPPPPPPPPPPLPPESSIFNSAPPPPPPPPPPPPFPSSNNGTPTHSPIPNSTSTPPLSMNHVNHSIMDNCKDYSNSHTYESPVCHNWPSTSGSTNTVPPVIVTPEDANNWVGPQPGPNMPIQDVIKSLINFLASRINQPLWNYEDMTSKVWWVRSAEQLTVLLRHVLRVFRDSLPHALVSQRWAQTALQLGLSCSSRHYAGRSLQVFRALRVPITSRMLSDILSRLVETVAEQGEDMQGYVTELLLTLEAAVDSLESDFRPLDFMKEIFKSTPNLNNKDPASGSLIGGKRSPGGGNGYPAGPHMFSHLNQGGHTRSTSYSVSYCMKKSSGGNSAASEIKELDNRCNKYPNSNLSRSRSAQSLKLLGDSATQDDKMTILAQLFWLSVSLLESDYEHEFLLALRLLSRVLHRLPLDRPDARDKVEKLQQQLRWTSFPGVHALLLKGCTSPNTYEPVVTLLSQFTPLLDLPVVDPTQSLAFPMNVVSLLPYMLLNYEDANELCIRSAENIAQMSAEKGKKLENLGTVMTLYSRRTFSKESFQWTKCVVKYLYDTYAHLSFNMLAFLVEVLEKGPGSVALPVLSIIHCMLHYVDLASQAAQPINTELLRVISKYVEGPHWKEALKILKLVVTRSSTLVAPPTSVHGSSWESSIASPHPSFTDTEIFTKKELPGRTMDFTFDLSQTPVIGRRWLIRQGVEEKSLTSPRCSLSLSPADSNAVSGWKRPWMSQGRVRECLVNLLTTCGQRVGLPKSPSVIFSQSSDLMERQSSMASSTEEVSGANNDLSGGSRRDDEQFGVFKDFDFLEYESESVEGESTDNFNWGVRRRPLSEGEERESSIRQFEESLSEKTQSSSKHTSRRGVTEESSDDEAGSESPLDEVPGASGTGQETNNIPGMFPPSSLSLIPSRTRHDSSTSGSSAGDLGDVTPCNASPNLSALMPFRQVVRDDAEEIWRQQIQNLITQSLYNTLDFFQLLSRILRDVSSKSVTLTREASALLCNGSPASTQLGYHLSSHAELLSSKAEPPLIWFSIAIFANQRLNESLRFGMLEIQEHLETFLDKKDHATECLEAAKATAKLQALGGSHTTETGFEEMLLDLGRALYKLHLQLLLLIEASNKMLSTLMNAAKNVQIPLQDISAEIANMKVALSRALEESTESERGTPTPTPSPSPLPGTGAVEEVARVAELLRNARWSPALEAVRLHRAQWPGDPFHDDDDVTTAVNMYCKYLGQDRSDIFVVTRKDDEMSEIFSRLMESLFQVLAAVTGLEASTKAARSQHEHPNNTKNDC; translated from the exons ATGTTACCTGAAAATAAGgcatatttaaacaatatgacAGAAG gAGGAGAAACACAACCAACTCCTGGAAATGAGGCTCAacctg aaGCCTCTGAAGCCAGAGTTACACATGGCGAAGGATTACATGAAACTGCAGCAGAATCATCTTCTCAAAATATACCTGAATCTAATCAAGATTTACTTACCGTTCATGGAACAACACAAGGTGAAAGTAGTGATGCTGTTAGCATTCATACTGCCAGTACTTCAGTTTCTGGCAATg aGTCAAGTTCCAGTAGAGTGAGTGCAATAACTGTTGTATTGCCTTGGGGTGCTCAAAAAGAAACAGTGAAACTACAACAAATTGGAGATATGGATTTAAGACCTGGAGAGTTTGTGATGCGTACTTTATTTGCAGAATTCACCACTcaagcagaaaaaaaaatggaagctGTAATGACAGAACAT GAAAAACCACTTTCAAAAGTTCTACAAAGAGGAGAAGATCCACAATTTGATCAATTATTATCTGCATTTGGTTCAGTTGCGGAACATTGTTTGCCTTCTATTTTACGAGCACTTTTTAATTGGTATGAACGCCAATTAGTTGATCAAGGTAGTGATCAAAAAAAACCAGGTAAAGAAgatcaaaaaggaaaaag tattatgTACACAATAGTATCAGGAAGTGTAGAAACTGTTGAAAAAAGTGAAGCAGATTTACTTCAAGAACGAAGAGATCTTGcagtagaatttatattttgcctAATGTTAATAGAAGTTTTACGTCAATTACCATTTCACCCTGGCCATGAAGATTTAGTaacttatattgaaaatatagcttttaaacatttcaaatatagAGAAgg catTCAAAATGAACCAAATGCAGCAAACATTCATATCATTGCTGATCTTTATGCAGAAGTAATAGGAGTTCTTGCACAATCTCGTTTTATGTCAGTTAGAAAACGTTTTATGGtcgaattaaaagaattacgtGTTAAAGAACCAGGACCTCATATTACACAaaacattatttcattattaatgggaatgaaattttttagagtaaag atGGTACCAATAGAAGAATTTGAGGCATCATTTCAATTTATGCAAGAATGTgcacaatattttttagaagtcAAAGATAAAGATGTTAAACATGCTTTGGCTGGACTTTTTGTTGAGATACTTGTTCCTGTTGCTGCt gctgtaaaaaatgaagttaatgtaccttgtttaaaaaattttgtagaaatgttatattctaCAACATTAGATATGTGTACAAAGTCAAAACATAGATTAGCTCTTTTTCCTCTTGTAACTTGTTTATTATGTGTTAGTCAAAAAACATTCTTTTTGCAAAATTGGCATTATTTTTTAGCAATGTGTCtttcacatttaaaaaatcgagatCCTAAGATGTGTCGTGTTGCCTTAg aggctttatatcgtttattatgGGTATACATGATTCGTATTAAATGTGAGAGTAATTCTGCTACTCAAAGTAGATTACAAAGCAtagtaaattctttatttccaaAAGGTTCAAAGGCAGTAGTACCACGTGATACTccactaaatatttttgttaaaatcattcaattcATTGCACAGGAAAGATTGGATTTTGCAATGCGAGAAAttgtatttgatttattatccgTGGGTAGAccagtaaaaataattttaactccTGAACGTATGAGTATTGGACTTCGAGCTTTTTTGGTTGTAGCTGATAGTTTGCAACAAAAAGAAGGAGAACCACCTATGCCTCGTACTATGGGTGTATTACCAAGTGGTAATACTATGCGAGTTAAGAAAACATTTCTCAACAAA atgttAACAGAAGATACTGCAAGAAGTATAGGAATGTCTTCGTATTTTCCACATGTTCGACGAGTATTTGTTGATATATTACGTGCTTTAGATGTTCATTATGGTAGACCTCTTATGATGACAAGTAcacaaaatatgaataaagaaCCAGATGAGATGATCACTGGAGAACGAAAACCTAGAATAGATCTTTTCCGAACTTGCGTTGCTGCAGTTCCTCGATTAATACCCGATGGAATGACTGGTGCTGAATTAGTAGATTTATTATCTCGTTTAACTGTTCATATGGATGAAGAACTTCGTGGATTAGCATATCAAAGTCTACAAACCTTAGTATTAGACTTTCCTGACTGGAGACAAGATGTCGTTCTTGGATTTACACAATTTCTTGCTAGAGATGTTCAAGATACTTTTCCGCAACTTGTTGATAATGGTTTAAGAATGCTTCTTCAACTTCTTACAAGTTGGAAAAATGCACTAACAAGTCCTAGTACAAGATCTAAAGAGCAGTCAGTCGATAATGCAAGAACAAATATACGCGCAGATagtagtattaaaaaaagtgaatCAGGACAAAAAATAGAACCTGTTTCAAGTGTCTTTCATCTAGTAGAAGGATTTGCATTGGTAATGCTTTGTAATTGTCGACTTTATCCAAGAAGAATAGCTGTTCATATATTACGCGaagtaaaacatttattaaaaacattag GAGGTTTAGAAGATGATCAACCTGTTATTGATGTAATAGATGCTTGTTGTCCAACAGTTTTGGAAAAATGTTATCATATGTTACCACCTGCTGAAAAAGCAGCAGCAGCTTCTACTTCTAATGTTGATCTCCAATGGATAGCTGAAAGAAGTAGTTGTATATGGACAGCAG gttTACATGATGATACTAGCACAAAAAGTTCTTCATCTTTAAATCTAAATGGGGCAGATCCATGGGGAAGTTGTCTTTTCgcatttttagaaaaagatagagTATTAACATTATGTTCTACTGCAGTTGCACATTCATGGCCTATTGTTTTTACTcgaataaattctcttttttcggtAATCGATCCTAC accTGTGAATGACAATAGAGCTTCTCTTTTACGAAGTTCAACCACAGTTCGAAAACCTGTGAACGAAAGAGATATGTACATGCatgtttggaaaaattatctaaCTTTTGGATATAGAGTGGTTCCACCAGTACCAAGTCCAGTAGTACGATGTGCTAGTCCAGATCTCAGCTTAAG TGGTCAGCATACGGTGGAGTTTGGTGTGTTGTGCATGAGTAAGGAGTTGAGTCAGAGCCTGGAGAATCTCGGCGGGGCACAGACCCTGCCGGGTCGCTTCTCCGTTCCGTCCATTTCCGGCATCTACACCAGGCATAAGCGGACCAG CTCATCACCGGATAGTCTATCTGCTGAACGAGGTGATAATAAATCACCTGGTACAAATGCAAGTCCTGCagctttatataaattaacagtACCTTTATTGAGATGCGAAGTAGTAGATGTTAGAGATGCTGCTGTGCAAGCAATTGGAAAAGTAAACGCTGATGCATTgaa agattTAATGGAAGAATTGGTACCTTATATTCGTGAGGCAGTTGATCgtaaacaagaaaatatgaGACGTAGAAGACGAAGAGATGCATTAAGGTTGCAATTAGTAAGAGTACTGGAATTAATTGCTGAATATGGAACATTTGGTATTTG tcCTGCAGTATTAGATAGAGAAACACAATCGCTTCATCCAACATTTGTTGAATATATCGACGGTGCCCGTTTATATTTAGAGAATGAAACTGATAAGGAAGCTCCTGCAGTTCGTGATATTAAACTGcatttctgtaattttatcagaaaaatgATCAAGAGTTTTTCAC tggaGACATgtcatacattattaaaaagagaCTTAAGACGAAACTTATTTATGCTATTTGCTAGCTGGTCAGGTCCTTATGGAAAACCACTTGCAAGTACATCTTCACTtcatgaagaagaaaaatcttgtACAGAATTACAGCTTTCAGCATTACAAGCTATGAGCGGATTATTATGTTGCGGTCCTTGTTTCAATCCTCAATCACTTTCTGAAGAAGGAGCAATTCTTTATCAGTggttagatttattattagcaAGCAAGgatgaaaaa atcTATGCTCTTGCTCGAGAAACagtagttttattattagaatgtaATCCCGATATTGGACCCCTTCTCGATTGGGTAGTTGATCGATGTTATACTGGTGCTCCACAAGTAGCTGATGGTTGTTTTCTTGCTTTAGCAACAATTTTTAGCGCAAG agaatatccTTGTGACCATTATACAAGTATCATCAACGTTACTCTGATGAGTACCGGTTGTCCACGTGCTCCTGTTCACGACGCAGCTTTGCAACTTCTTCAATTATTGGATCAAAGATTTTTTGGAAACGTGGGTCCTCTTCCAGCTACAGAGCCGGAAACTa GTCAGGATGATCCTGTTGGAGGTTCATCAACCACCGCTACTTTTGCTCCAGGACAACAAAGTAATCCTATCGGTGGGATGTCTTCAACTGGTACAATTAGGGGTGGCACTCTTGATGTACTTTTATCGACTACATATTGTCGCAATCAAATGTATCTTTCTCGTCAACTCGCTCAACTTCATCCAGAGCTAACAATGCCTATGTTCAGTG AAATTACACATAGATTTCAAACGGCTAGAAGAGAAGTTCGACAATTGTTACTTCAGTATTTGTTACCTTGGTTACATAATATGGAATTAGTGGATCCAAATGTACCACCACCTTCCAACCCATTGAGTTACTATCAG TACTATGCGACTGATATATCACGCAGTGGAGCACGAAGAGAGGGTTGGGGTACTGCTGAAGCAACAGAAATGGTgttgaacaatttattttacatcacTGCTAAg ttctCTGATGAGCATCCTAAAGAAATGGAAGAACTTTGGGCAACTTTATGTGGTTGTTGgcctaataatttaaaagtaatcattcgttatttaattattgtctcTGGAATGGCTCCACAAGAATTACTTCCATAT gCGAAACGCGTTGTTTTGTATTTAGCGAGAGCTCGACCAGATCGTTTGGTAGATGAAATGATGATTGAATTGCAAACAGTTGAAACATTAAATTGCTTAATTGAAAGAACTGAAACTCCACCTTTCTATAGATTAACCAGTATGAGAAAAGCTTCTTCTCATAGTGATGCTCCAGTTGCTGATCCTGGAAATCCTCCACGTGACTTAGGCGTTGAAAAAGGTACTATTCATACTAAAAGACATTCAGGGGAAGATCCTGTTAAAACTGG ttccAAATCTGATACTGCATTACGAGCACTCGCTGGATTTCAAACCCCAAGGGCAGAAAAAACAAGGACTGCGAGCGGTCCGCCAATTCTTCCGGATGATTTGTCCACTCCTACGACAGAAGccgaa tTAACTACAGACGAATCTTGTTATGGTACACGAAATGGACCCGCGGgagtaaatggaaaaatatcatGTGGCGGTGAAAAGTTCGATATTCCTCAGCCACATCCTTTACCAATGCCTGAATATGGTGGATATTTTGCACCTTTAACGGAGTATCTACCAGATAGTTCACAGCCTATAAGTGGGTTCCATAG ATGCAATATTGCCGTTATGCTACTTACTGATGTTATCGTTGATGGTATACAACTTGATTGGGCTATCCATGTTCCTTTAATGTTACATATAGTTTTTCTTGGATTGGATCATTCAAGACCTCTTGTAAGGGATCACTGCCGTTGTCTTTTGTTAAATCTATTAGTTGTCCTTGGAGATCATCGAGATCATCTCGGCGTAGCACGAGTACTATTGGCATCAAAAACTGAACAATTGGGCTTAGGGCTCTCTACTCCAGCTTTGCCAATACTTGAGCATAATTTTACCGAGATCGATCCAGAATTTGACAGTTATTTATATGGTCCACCTCCAGCACCACCTCCTACAACATCTCCTCCATCATCttcaccaccaccaccttgttcttcacctcctcctccacctccgcctccaccaccaccacctccgCCACCTCTACCACCAGAATcctctatttttaattcagcacctccaccaccaccaccacctcctcctccaccaccATTTCCTTCTTCTAATAATGGAACACCTACTCATTCACCTATTCCTAATTCAACATCTACTCCTCCGTTATCGATGAATCATGTGAATCACTCAATTATGGACAACTGTAaagattattcaaattctCATACATATg AATCACCAGTGTGTCATAATTGGCCTTCAACATCGGGTTCAACAAACACAGTACCACCTGTTATTGTTACACCAGAAGATGCAAATAATTGGGTTGGTCCACAACCAGGTCCAAATATGCCAATCCAAGATGTAATCAAatctttgatcaattttttagCTTCtag aataaatcaaCCATTGTGGAATTATGAAGACATGACTTCTAAAGTCTGGTGGGTTCGCAGTGCTGAACAATTAACAGTATTATTGCGACATGTATTACGAGTTTTTAGAGATTCTTTGCCCCATGCATTGGTTAGTCAACGATGGGCACAAACTGCATTACAATTAGGTTTATCTTGTTCGTCTAGACATTATGCCGGAAGATCTCTTCAAGTATTTAGAGCATTACGAGTTCCTATAACATCTCGAATGTTATCTGATATTCTGTCTAGATTGGTAGAAACGGTTGCTGAACAAGGAGAAGATATGCAA GGTTATGTAACAGAATTGTTATTAACACTTGAAGCAGCTGTCGATTCGTTAGAATCTGATTTTCGACCTCttgattttatgaaagaaatatttaaatccactccaaatttaaataataaagatcctGCTTCAGGCAGTTTGATTGGTGGAAAACGAAGTCCAGGAGGAGGTAATGGATATCCAGCTGGTCCACATATGTTTTCTCATTTAAATCAAGGTGGTCATACAAGAAGTACTAGTTATTCAGTTAGttattgtatgaaaaaatCAAGTGGTGGTAATTCAGCAGCAAGTGAAATAAAAG aatTAGATAAcagatgtaataaatatcctAATTCTAATCTTTCACGATCGAGATCGGctcaatctttaaaattattgggTGATTCTGCAACACAAGATGATAAAATGACTATATTAGCACAATTGTTCTGGTTATCAGTATCTTTGCTTGAATCAGATTATGAACATGAATTTCTTTTAGCTTTGAGACTACTTAGTCGTGTACTTCATAGATTACCATTGGATCGACCAGATGCTAGagataaagttgaaaaattacaacaaCAATTAAGATGGACTTCATTTCCTGGTGTACATGCATTATTATTGAAAGGATGTACTAGTCCTAATACATATGAACCTGTTGTAACGTTATTGTCTCAGTTTACACCATTATTAGATTTGCCAGTTGTTGATCCTACTCAGAGTCTTGCGTTTCCAATGAACGTTGTGTCATTGCTTCCATATAtgcttttaaattatgaagatGCTAATGAATTGTGTATTAGAAGTGCAGAAAACATTGCacaa atgagtgcagaaaaaggaaaaaaattagaaaatttgggTACTGTTATGACGTTATATAGTCGACGTACCTTCAGCAAAGAAAGTTTTCAATGGACTAAATGCGtcgtcaaatatttatatgatacataTGCCCATCTTAGTTTCAATATGCTAGCTTTTTTGGTAGAAGTATTAGAAAAAGGACCAGGAAGTGTTGCTTTACCTGTACTTAGTATTATACATTGTATGTTACATTATGTTGATTTAGCTTCACAAGCAGCACAACCAATCAATACTGAACTTCTTAGAgtgatttcaaaatatgttGAG gGTCCTCATTGGAAAGAAGcccttaaaatattaaaattggtaGTCACAAGATCCTCAACTTTGGTAGCACCACCTACATCAGTACATGGATCATCTTGGGAATCTTCAATAGCATCTCCACATCCAAGCTTTACTGATACTGAgatatttactaaaaaagaattacccg gaAGAACTATGGATTTCACCTTTGATTTATCACAAACACCAGTAATTGGTAGACGATGGTTAATACGTCAGGGTGTTGAAGAAAAATCGCTTACTTCTCCTCGATGTTCATTATCCCTTTCACCAGCTGATAGTAATGCTGTTTCTGGTTGGAAAAGACCATGGATGTCACag gGCCGTGTTAGAGAATGTTTGGTAAATCTTCTAACAACATGTGGTCAACGTGTTGGATTACCAAAGAGTCCGTCt GTGATATTTAGTCAAAGTTCAGATTTAATGGAAAGACAATCATCTATGGCTTCCTCAACAGAAGAAGTTTCTGGtgcaaataatgatttaagtGGAGGCTCCAGAAGAGATGATGAACAATTTGGTGTATTTAAAGACTTTGACTTTCTTGAATATGAAAGTGAAAGTGttgaa ggTGAAAGTacggataattttaattggggAGTAAGGCGTCGTCCTCTTAGcgaaggagaagagagagaatcaAGTATAAGGCAATTTGAAGAAAGTTTAAGTGAAAAGACTCAATCATCTAGTAAACACACTAGTCgg cgCGGTGTTACGGAAGAATCATCAGATGATGAAGCTGGTTCAGAATCACCTTTAGATGAAGTACCCGGAGCTTCTGGAACAGGACAGGAAACAAACAATATTCCTGGAATGTTTCCACCATCCTCTTTATCTCTGATACCAAGTCGTACACGTCATGATTCTTCGACAAG TGGTTCTAGTGCAGGAGATTTAGGAGATGTAACACCTTGTAATGCATCGCCAAATCTGTCAGCGTTAATGCCTTTTAGACAAGTTGTAAGAGATGATGCAGAAGAAATTTGGCGTCAACAGATTCAAAATCTTATCACACAATCTCTGTACAATACCTTAgactttttccaattattgaGTAGAATTTTAAgg gATGTAAGCAGTAAATCAGTTACTCTCACACGAGAAGCTAGTGCCTTATTGTGTAACGGCAGTCCTGCCTCCACTCAATTAGGCTATCATTTATCTAGTCATGCGGAACTTCTTAGCTCAAAAGCTGAACCACCTTTAATTTGGTTCTCGATTGCTATTTTTGCAAATCAAAGATTAAATGAATCTTTACGATTTGGAATGTTAGAAATTCAAGAACATCTTGAAACATTTCTTGATAAGAAAGATCATGCTACCGaa tGCTTAGAAGCAGCCAAAGCAACAGCAAAACTTCAAGCCTTAGGTGGTAGTCATACAACAGAAACAGGTTTTGAAGAAATGCTTTTAGACTTAGGTAGAGCACTCTATAAACTTCATCTTCAACTTCTATTATTGATTGAAGCTTCAAACAAGATGCTAAGCACTCTTATGAACGCTgcaaaaaatgtacaaattccACTTCAAGATATATCTGCAGAAATTGCAAATATGAAAGTTGCTTTGAGCAGAGCGCTCGAAGAAAGTACAGAAAGTGAAAGAGGGACACCAACTCCAACACCTAGTCCTAGTCCTTTACCCGGTACTGGTGCTGTTGAAGAAGTTGCTCGTGTAGCAGAACTACTTAGAAATGCACGATGGTCTCCTGCTCTTGAAGCTGTAAGATTACATAGAGCACAATGGCCAGGAGATCCTTTtcatgatgatgatgatgtaACAACTGCTGTTAATATGTATTGCAAATACTTAGGACAAGATAGATCTG atatttttgtaGTTACACGAAAGGACGATGAAATGTCAGAAATATTTAGTAGATTGATGGAAAGTTTATTCCAAGTTTTAGCAGCTGTTACAGGCTTGGAAGCATCAACAAAGGCAGCACGATCTCAACATGAGCATCctaataatacgaaaaatgaCTGTTaa